The Clostridioides sp. ES-S-0010-02 genome window below encodes:
- a CDS encoding ABC transporter ATP-binding protein yields the protein MIIKAKQLSKIYGSNNNKVIALNNIDLEINSGEFVSIIGPSGSGKSTLLHILSGLDSPTSGQVLLDGKDMYKYSEKELSTLRRKCFGFVFQQFNLLPVLTASENISMPVLLDKRQPDKEYLNEISSLLGISDRLHHLPHELSGGQQQRVAIARALIAKPNVIFADEPTGNLDSKSGSEVMNLLIKTSKQFKKTLVVITHDDRIAKLADRQLSIIDGVLMEVK from the coding sequence ATGATTATAAAAGCAAAACAACTATCAAAAATATATGGTTCTAATAACAACAAAGTTATTGCATTAAACAACATTGATTTAGAAATAAACTCAGGTGAATTTGTTTCTATCATTGGACCTTCTGGAAGTGGAAAAAGTACACTTTTACATATCTTGAGTGGATTAGATAGTCCTACATCTGGGCAGGTATTACTTGATGGGAAAGATATGTATAAATATAGTGAAAAGGAACTTTCCACTCTTAGAAGAAAATGTTTTGGATTTGTATTTCAACAGTTTAATCTACTACCAGTTTTGACAGCTTCAGAAAATATTTCAATGCCTGTATTATTAGATAAAAGACAACCTGATAAAGAATACTTAAATGAAATTTCATCATTGCTTGGAATCTCAGATAGATTGCATCATCTTCCACATGAACTCTCAGGAGGTCAGCAACAAAGAGTTGCTATTGCTAGAGCATTAATTGCAAAGCCAAATGTAATATTTGCAGATGAACCTACAGGAAACTTAGACAGCAAAAGTGGTAGTGAAGTTATGAATCTTCTTATTAAAACATCAAAACAATTTAAAAAGACTCTAGTAGTAATAACTCATGATGATAGGATTGCAAAGCTTGCTGACAGACAGCTTTCAATAATTGATGGTGTACTTATGGAGGTGAAATAG
- a CDS encoding ABC transporter permease has product MKNYLSLSIKELKNQKLMTTLIVIAIIMSTIMTTVVGQSIGILQNLRKEQARSFNGDRHVSFHQLNKTQVDKLKKDNRIYQAGLSTTLGTSKIKNTGISILVKEYDKIGLSNYPKLMKLKFGNLPKNKNEIALDENTLQLMGIKPKLGITIPMDLNISLLNDTEQPYGYKTNFKLSGILENDYTGYASGIVNSVVGKGTSENLLPKRYALSSLDFKIKQQNKFQEIVNQLAKKVNISRSSIQYNWVYLNTLGINFEGDKNSSNSDSMSIIIIISLFVALLVLLASGLVIYNILKISVTKKIKEYGCLRAIGAEPRQLYKIIILQILFLCAIAIPIGAIIGIVSSESITEMVTNILNPDIFLVNDSKQMPEIIQRNSTAYLIPLLLSVSISLVFSFVAALPSAIYASHVSPKIAMAGSTIKIKRKIKIKREKPIKNFERHLAWLNLKRNKGRTIITILSLFMSITVFVALSEFSNVLDVSKSVSDLKKGDFSLINEVPGFDKSTLDKIVNMKNINRTSFIKYSEYKQGEINTDINFENGSEMLKVIGVDEQTLKELIPSVKDSLLEDFKNGSLCLIKNPIAISTSDTKFKATNLKPKDNITINKKQLKVYNTVDKMINLQGNGWLNGIDVIVYDTVYDTLTNKNRFSQINVYAKDKSNLEEIKLSIEQICKNNPGSRWISYIESDNQLKESFKQIQFLAWTIILFVGLIGTLNIINTTHTNINTRINEIGVKRAIGMSNSSLYKMFLWEGCYYGISASIFGSIAGYASAIIINMATIEKIDFTNIPIVSISQATLVSIVACIIATLIPLRRIKKMDIIDCIDIIE; this is encoded by the coding sequence ATGAAGAATTACCTTTCACTTTCAATAAAAGAGTTAAAAAACCAAAAACTTATGACTACATTAATTGTTATTGCAATAATAATGTCAACTATAATGACAACTGTAGTAGGTCAATCAATTGGCATACTTCAAAACTTAAGAAAAGAGCAAGCTCGCTCTTTTAATGGTGATAGACATGTATCCTTTCACCAACTCAATAAAACTCAAGTTGATAAACTAAAAAAAGATAATAGAATCTACCAAGCTGGTCTTTCAACAACACTTGGTACTAGTAAAATAAAGAATACAGGTATCTCTATACTTGTAAAAGAATACGATAAAATAGGACTTTCCAACTATCCAAAACTAATGAAACTAAAGTTTGGAAATCTTCCTAAAAATAAAAATGAGATTGCTTTAGATGAAAACACCTTACAACTTATGGGAATAAAACCAAAACTTGGTATAACTATTCCTATGGATTTAAATATCTCACTCTTAAATGATACAGAACAACCCTATGGTTATAAAACCAATTTTAAACTAAGTGGTATTTTAGAAAATGACTACACAGGCTATGCAAGTGGAATAGTAAATAGTGTTGTAGGTAAAGGTACATCAGAAAATCTATTACCTAAAAGATATGCTTTATCATCATTGGATTTTAAAATAAAGCAACAAAATAAATTTCAGGAAATTGTAAATCAATTAGCCAAAAAAGTCAATATTTCTCGTAGTTCAATTCAATACAACTGGGTTTATTTAAATACATTAGGAATTAACTTTGAAGGAGATAAAAACAGTTCCAATAGTGATAGCATGTCTATAATTATAATAATATCTTTATTTGTTGCACTCTTAGTACTACTGGCCTCTGGACTTGTAATCTATAATATTTTAAAAATTTCTGTTACAAAGAAAATCAAAGAGTATGGATGTTTAAGAGCAATTGGAGCTGAACCAAGGCAACTATATAAAATTATTATCTTACAAATTTTATTTTTATGCGCTATCGCTATACCTATTGGAGCTATAATTGGAATTGTTTCTTCTGAAAGCATAACTGAGATGGTTACGAATATTTTAAATCCAGATATATTTTTAGTAAATGACAGTAAACAAATGCCTGAGATTATACAGAGAAATTCAACAGCATACTTAATTCCACTATTATTAAGTGTTAGTATTTCACTAGTATTTTCATTTGTTGCGGCTTTACCATCAGCAATATATGCTTCACATGTTTCTCCTAAAATTGCTATGGCTGGTAGCACTATCAAAATCAAAAGAAAAATTAAGATTAAACGAGAAAAACCAATCAAAAACTTCGAAAGACATCTAGCATGGCTAAATCTAAAAAGAAATAAAGGTAGAACTATAATAACTATACTATCATTATTTATGAGTATAACAGTATTTGTTGCACTGAGTGAATTTTCTAATGTATTAGATGTATCCAAATCGGTTAGTGACTTAAAAAAAGGAGATTTTTCTTTAATAAATGAAGTGCCTGGCTTTGATAAATCTACGCTAGATAAAATAGTTAACATGAAAAATATCAATCGTACCTCTTTTATCAAATACTCTGAATATAAACAAGGGGAAATAAATACAGATATTAACTTTGAAAATGGTTCTGAAATGTTAAAAGTTATTGGAGTTGATGAACAAACTCTTAAAGAATTAATACCTTCTGTAAAAGATTCTTTATTGGAGGATTTCAAAAATGGCTCTCTATGTCTTATAAAAAATCCAATTGCTATTTCTACATCAGATACAAAATTTAAGGCTACAAATCTAAAACCAAAGGATAATATTACAATTAATAAAAAACAATTAAAAGTATACAATACTGTAGATAAAATGATTAATTTGCAGGGTAATGGTTGGTTAAATGGTATTGATGTTATTGTATATGATACTGTATATGACACCCTAACAAATAAAAATAGATTCAGTCAGATAAATGTTTATGCTAAAGATAAATCAAATTTAGAAGAAATAAAATTATCTATTGAACAAATTTGCAAAAACAATCCAGGTTCTCGTTGGATATCGTATATTGAATCAGACAACCAACTTAAAGAAAGTTTCAAACAAATACAATTTTTAGCATGGACTATTATACTATTTGTAGGTTTGATTGGTACTTTAAACATTATTAACACAACTCATACAAACATTAATACTAGAATTAATGAAATTGGAGTTAAGAGAGCTATTGGTATGAGTAACAGTAGTTTATACAAAATGTTTTTATGGGAAGGTTGTTATTATGGAATCTCTGCTTCTATATTTGGTTCAATTGCAGGATATGCCAGTGCTATTATAATAAACATGGCTACTATAGAAAAAATTGATTTTACTAATATCCCAATTGTTTCGATTTCACAAGCTACACTTGTTTCTATAGTTGCATGTATTATAGCCACTCTTATTCCTTTAAGGAGAATTAAAAAAATGGATATTATTGATTGTATAGATATTATAGAATGA